GCACCGATATCCCCTGAGCCTCTTTTAATAGGAATAACGTTTGCTCTTTTTAGTATCCACCCAATAATTGGAATATTAATTACTTCTTCTTTAGCAATAAAGTGGAATTCTGTTTTTCTGTTACATGCAAGAAAGAATGCATCGGTCATTCCTATATGATTTGCACAGAATATATATCCTGTTTCATCTGGAATATTTTCCTCGCCTACATATTTTACACGAAAGCAAACTTTAACAAATATCGTAAGTATTCCCCTTACAAATTTATACCAACTCACAACCCTATTCTCCTTTTAATTATGTACTTTCTTTAAACATATATTATAAATAAGTTCAACAGTTTCGTCCATGGTTAAATCACTGTTGTCAATTATAACTGCATCATGAGCAGGACAAAGAGGGTCGATTTCTCTTGTTGAATCATTTTTATCCCTGAACTTTATATCCTCTAAAATTTCTTCATACGGAACTTTTTTATCAAGTTCTAAATATCTTCTTTTTGCTCTTTCTTCACAAGATGCAGTTAAAAATATTTTAACATCTGCATCAGGAAAAACTCGGTTTCCTATATCTCTTCCGTCCATTACAACGCTTGTGGTCTCTCCCATTTTCTTTTGCATTAAAACCAGTTTATCCCTTACTTCCTTTATAACTGCAACTTTTGAAGCGTAAATAGAAACCTCTGGTGTTCTTATTTGTTTTGATACATCTTCATTATTAAGGAAAACAATCTGATTGTTATCTTCATATTTTAACTCAATGTTTATCTTATCACGCAAAGAAACAACTTCTTCGGGTTTAAGATTATTTTTTATACAGTAAAGACCAACACAGCGGTACATAGCACCTGTATCTACATATATAAATGAAAGTTTTTTTGCAACTGTTTTAGCAGTTGAACTTTTACCCACACCTGCCGGTCCGTCTATTGCAATTTTATAAGTTTTCATAACACACCTCTTTAACAATTCATTCCTGCAGTATAACCTGTTGAAAACGCTATCTGAAGATTAAACCCTCCGGTATACCCATGAACATCAATTATTTCTCCTGCAAAGAACAAGCCTTGAACTAATTTTGATTCCATTGTTTTAGGGTTGATTTCTTTAACATTTACCCCACCATCAGTAATAATGGCTTCATCTATACTTCCTTTGCATTTTACTTTAAATGTCAGGTTCTTTAAAAGATTTAAAAGATTTTTTCTTTCCTCTTTTGTTATTTGATTGATTTTTGTATCAGGATTTATTCCTGATAATTCTATTATTACCGGAATTATTTTTTTAGGAAGCAGTTCAAATAATCCGTTGGAGAAATTTTTATTGTTGTATTTTGAAAAATCAGCAAGTATTCTTTTTTCTAATTTTTCATAGTCAAGCGCAGGTTTTAGGTCAATAGATAATGTATAATCTTTTGAGTCTTCAACAAAGGATGACATAGACAAAATAACAGGGCCGCTTACACCGTTTGATGTAAATACCATTTCTCCAAAATCTGAATAGACAACTTTTCCGTTTTCGTCAGTAAGATTAACTGATATATTTTTTAAAGAAAGACCTTCCAACATTTTAGGATATCTGCTTTTTAAAACAACAGGAACCAATGCAGGTTTTAATTCGGTTATTGTATGGCCTAACGGTTTAACAAAATTATAACCGTCCCCTGTACTTCCTGTTAAAGGATATGACATTCCGCCTGTTGCAACAACAACGCTATTACAGTTAATAATTCTGTTATCTGAAAGTTTAACTTTTGTTACTTTATTATCTTCTACTATAATCTTTTCTGCTTTTACAAATATTTTTTCTGCCCCTTTGGTATATTGCTTTAAGGCTGATAAAATATCATTTGAACGGTCAGACACAGGGAATATTCTTTTTCCCCTTTCTTCCTTCAAAGGAACATTATACCCTTCAAAGAAATTCATAACATCAAGATTGGTAAAATTATAAAATGCGCTGTATAGAAAACGCGGGTTTCTTACAATAAAATCAAAAAATTCTCTAATATCTGCACCGTTGGTTACATTACATCTGCCTTTGCCTGTTATAAGCAATTTTTTACCTAAGATATTATTTTTTTCTACTATAATAACTTTTTTCCCGGACTTTAACGCTGTTCCTGCTGCCATAAGACCTGCAGGCCCGCCACCGATAACAACTACATCTGTCGTCATTTGTCATAAACCTCGTATTCATCCCATATATTTTCAAGTTTCTTAAATGTATCTGCTATTTCTTCAGGTTTACTCATAGCAATAGCCACAATAATTGCATTGATAAGACTAAGCGGAGCAACTAATGAATCTGCAAAAGATGCCATATCACTTCTTGCAATCAATGAATAATCTGCAACCTGAGTTAAAGGAGACATATGGCTGTCTGTAAGTGCGATAATTTTACTTCCGCATTTATTTGCATATTGAAGCGCATTTAAAGTTCTTCTTGAATACCTTGGAAAACTTATTCCAATTATAACATCGTCTTCAGAAATATTTATAATCTGTTCAAACATTTCACTTACACTGTTTGTATGTATAAGTTTAACATTATCAAACATAAGATTAAAATAAAAGCCTAAAAACCCTGCCAAAGAAGCAGAACTTCTTACACCTACTATATAAATTGTTTTAGCATTAAGAATTGCTTTAATGGCATTATCGAAAGTGCTTTTATCAATATTTGCAAGTGTTTTTTTCAGTTTATCTATATCAGAGTTTATAACGCTCTCGAGTATCCCCTCTTTATTAAAGGAAGAAGATGTTATCTCTATTCTCTGAATTGAAGTTAATTTTCCTGAAATAACTTCTTTTAATCTTTTTAAAAATTCAGGATAACCCTCAAAACCTATTTCGGTTGCGAAACGCACAACGGTAGAATCACTTACGCCGACTGTTTCGCCTAATTTTGCCGCTGTCATATATGCAACTTTATCACTGTTATTTAAAATATAATCGGCGATTTTTTTATGCCCTTTACTGAAAGTAGAATATCTTGCTTCTATTGTTTTTAATAAATCCTGCATAACTTTACCTCGTTATTAAATCAGAATATTTTTAATTTTTCTTCTTTTCTATTTTCTTTTTATTTCCGTCTTTATCTAAAACATAAACATTATCAAGAGTGTTAAGCATTCCTTGACGAAACTGTCTTATATATTCTTTTCTTAATTTATCCTGTTCTTCCTTTTCTAAATCTGTAAGACCCTCAGTTTTAGATTTTTTAGAAAGAAAATTTATTCTTTTAATTAGTTCATCAGTCATTTTAATTCTCCTGTATTTTTTCTAATTTTGCAAATGTTGCCATAAGATTTTTCTCTTCGCCCGAATCAAAAAGAATGGTAACTTTATAATCTGCCCCCAATTTAAGCATTTCTTTAATTGTTCCTTCGCCAAACTTCTTATGAATAACTCTGTCTCCTTTTTTATAATCAATTTCTACAGGTTTTACATAAGAATTTACATCATAACTTGCAACACTTCTTGTAAATGGCGAAACATTGGAAGACTGATAATTATTTTCCGCCATCCTTTTAGTTTCAACATTAAGAAGTTCTTTAGGTATTTCTCCTACAAACCTTGAAGGTCTTGAAAACATAGTGTTACCAAAAAGAGTTCTTCTTCCTGTTACTGTAATATAAAGTTCTTTTTTTGCACGGGTAATGGCAACATACATAAGGCGCCTTTCTTCTTCTAACTCATCCGTTGAGCCAAAAGAACGCGAAGACGGGAATATACCCTCTTCTACCCCTGCTATAAACACCAGATTAAATTCCAAGCCTTTTGCTGCGTGCATACTCATAAGCACTACTGCATCTTCTTGCGAGTCATAATTATCTATATCAGATAAAAGTGCCATATTTTCTAAGAAAGAAGACACCGATGGTTCTTCTTCATTTTCTTTAAACTCTTTTACCATAGATTTAAGTTCGCTTATGTTTTCAACCCTTGTTCTTGCTTCAATCGTACCTTCTTTTTCCAACATATCAAGATACCCTGAACCGTTTATAACAATATTAAGATAAGCCTCGATATCAGAAAGTTCTACCCTAAAGTCATAAATCAGTTTTACAAAGTCTCTTAATGTTTTATGATATCTTGAAAGTTCATCGTAAGTTTCTATTTTTTCGCACACTTCAAAAAGTGATATTCCTTCGTTTAACGCAATATCAGATATTCTTTCTATTGCAGTTTTACCGATACCCCTTTTTGGCTCGTTTATAACTCTTTTAAAACTTATATCGTCTTTAGAGTTAAAACCTATTCGCATATATGCAATAATATCTTTGATTTCTTTTCTATCAAAGAATCTTAAGCCACCGACAACTCTGTGAGGAATGGCATTTCTTAAGAAATATTCTTCAATAGCACGGGACTGTGCATTCATTCTATATAAAATGGCAACATCACTGTATCTATTGCCTTTTTTTACATAGTTTTCAATAACATCCCCAATTTTTGCCGCTTCATCTTTCTCGTCATAAGGATTTAAAAGATTGATTTTTTCGCCTTCCTGATTATCGGTCCACAATTTCTTGTTTTTTCTTTTAATATTATTGGCAATTACAGAATTTGCACTGTTTAATATATTTTTTGTAGAACGATAATTCTGCTCTAACTTTATAACTTCTGCATTATCAAACTGCTTTTCAAAGGATAGTATATTGGAAATATCCGCCCCTCTGAATTTATAAATACTCTGGTCATCATCCCCTACCACGCACACATTCTTGCTTACCTTACCCAAAAGAGAAATAAGCATATACTGAATTTTAGATGTGTCCTGATATTCGTCCACCACAATATATTTAAAACGATTCTGCCATTTTGATAATACTTCTTTTTGAGTTTTAAAAAGTCGCACTGTCTGAAAAATCAAATCATCAAAATCAAGGGCGTTAAACTTTTTAAGTTTTGCCTGATAAAGTTTA
The nucleotide sequence above comes from Clostridia bacterium. Encoded proteins:
- a CDS encoding (d)CMP kinase, encoding MKTYKIAIDGPAGVGKSSTAKTVAKKLSFIYVDTGAMYRCVGLYCIKNNLKPEEVVSLRDKINIELKYEDNNQIVFLNNEDVSKQIRTPEVSIYASKVAVIKEVRDKLVLMQKKMGETTSVVMDGRDIGNRVFPDADVKIFLTASCEERAKRRYLELDKKVPYEEILEDIKFRDKNDSTREIDPLCPAHDAVIIDNSDLTMDETVELIYNICLKKVHN
- a CDS encoding NAD(P)/FAD-dependent oxidoreductase; its protein translation is MTTDVVVIGGGPAGLMAAGTALKSGKKVIIVEKNNILGKKLLITGKGRCNVTNGADIREFFDFIVRNPRFLYSAFYNFTNLDVMNFFEGYNVPLKEERGKRIFPVSDRSNDILSALKQYTKGAEKIFVKAEKIIVEDNKVTKVKLSDNRIINCNSVVVATGGMSYPLTGSTGDGYNFVKPLGHTITELKPALVPVVLKSRYPKMLEGLSLKNISVNLTDENGKVVYSDFGEMVFTSNGVSGPVILSMSSFVEDSKDYTLSIDLKPALDYEKLEKRILADFSKYNNKNFSNGLFELLPKKIIPVIIELSGINPDTKINQITKEERKNLLNLLKNLTFKVKCKGSIDEAIITDGGVNVKEINPKTMESKLVQGLFFAGEIIDVHGYTGGFNLQIAFSTGYTAGMNC
- a CDS encoding MurR/RpiR family transcriptional regulator, translating into MQDLLKTIEARYSTFSKGHKKIADYILNNSDKVAYMTAAKLGETVGVSDSTVVRFATEIGFEGYPEFLKRLKEVISGKLTSIQRIEITSSSFNKEGILESVINSDIDKLKKTLANIDKSTFDNAIKAILNAKTIYIVGVRSSASLAGFLGFYFNLMFDNVKLIHTNSVSEMFEQIINISEDDVIIGISFPRYSRRTLNALQYANKCGSKIIALTDSHMSPLTQVADYSLIARSDMASFADSLVAPLSLINAIIVAIAMSKPEEIADTFKKLENIWDEYEVYDK
- a CDS encoding DUF896 domain-containing protein, giving the protein MTDELIKRINFLSKKSKTEGLTDLEKEEQDKLRKEYIRQFRQGMLNTLDNVYVLDKDGNKKKIEKKKN
- a CDS encoding UvrD-helicase domain-containing protein gives rise to the protein MIKEFTRIKKEILSKKYKHLNPVQRDVAFKVDGPILILAGAGSGKTTTITNRISYMIKYGNSFNTEYLPKNLTEELLERLRNKNLDFYTDNLLSYNPVDPYNILAITFTNKAAQEMRDRIKNLVGDIADKMWICTFHSACVKILRQDIDKLGYDKSFAIYDAMDSKTLIKDCMDELHIDEKVISHKVFMSYISSFKDKYISPDEVSDYQGKDNISNEVQRVYKLYQAKLKKFNALDFDDLIFQTVRLFKTQKEVLSKWQNRFKYIVVDEYQDTSKIQYMLISLLGKVSKNVCVVGDDDQSIYKFRGADISNILSFEKQFDNAEVIKLEQNYRSTKNILNSANSVIANNIKRKNKKLWTDNQEGEKINLLNPYDEKDEAAKIGDVIENYVKKGNRYSDVAILYRMNAQSRAIEEYFLRNAIPHRVVGGLRFFDRKEIKDIIAYMRIGFNSKDDISFKRVINEPKRGIGKTAIERISDIALNEGISLFEVCEKIETYDELSRYHKTLRDFVKLIYDFRVELSDIEAYLNIVINGSGYLDMLEKEGTIEARTRVENISELKSMVKEFKENEEEPSVSSFLENMALLSDIDNYDSQEDAVVLMSMHAAKGLEFNLVFIAGVEEGIFPSSRSFGSTDELEEERRLMYVAITRAKKELYITVTGRRTLFGNTMFSRPSRFVGEIPKELLNVETKRMAENNYQSSNVSPFTRSVASYDVNSYVKPVEIDYKKGDRVIHKKFGEGTIKEMLKLGADYKVTILFDSGEEKNLMATFAKLEKIQEN